The segment GTCTTTTTATTTCTTAAAGTTATTTACTACTAGCAAAACTATAAATACAACGAAGACAACGAAGAAAGGAGAAGCCAAATGGCAAAAGATAAAGATCGCTTTGCATCAGCACATGAAATGGTGCGCGAGTATCAAGAGCTAGAAAAGCAGATGGCTGATCCTTCTATCCACGAAGATCAGGGCAAAGCGCGCCAACTTGGTCGCCGCTATGCGCAGCTTGGTCCCGTTGTTGCCGGCTTTAACGCTTGGAAGTCTGCCGCCGATGATTTAGAAGCGGCGCGCGATATGGCGCAAGAAGATGAATCATTTGCTTCCGAACTTCCAGCAATGGAGACCGCTGTTGAAGCAGCAGCGGATAAATTAGAAGAGCTCTTGCTGCCCCGTGATCCCAACGATGATCGCGATGTGATTATTGAAGTTAAGGCAGGAGCAGGCGGAGATGAATCAGCGCTCTTTGCAGGTGACTTGGTCCGTATGTATCAACGCTATGCCGAAAAGCGCAATTGGAAAGTTGAGATCATCGATATGACCGAGTCCGATCTCGGCGGCTATAAAGATATTTCGATGGCGATTAAATCCAAGGGAACACCAGAACCTGGAACAACTCCTTATGCGCGTTTAAAGTTTGAAGGTGGCGTTCACCGCGTGCAACGCGTTCCAGAGACTGAAAGCCAGGGACGTATTCATACATCTGCAGCAGGCGTACTTGTCTTGCCAGAAGCAGAAGAAGTAGATGTTGAGCTAAATATGAACGATGTGCGCGTAGATGTTTATCGTTCATCAGGCCCTGGAGGACAGTCGGTTAACACCACTGACTCTGCTGTGCGCCTGACCCACGTACCAACCGGCATTGTTGTTTCATGCCAGAACGAGAAGTCACAGTTGCAGAATAAAGAATCAGCGCTACGTATCTTGCGTGCGCGCTTGCTCGCAGATGCGCAGGAAAAGGCAGAAGCGGCTGCAATGGCAGAGCGTAAGAGCCAGGTTCGCACTGTTGATCGTTCTGAGCGAATTCGTACCTATAACTACCCAGAAAATCGCCTCAGTGATCACCGCGTAAATTACAAATCAAATAACTTAGATTCAGTATTAAATGGCGAGTTAGATGATGTAGTTCAAGCCTTACTGGATGCCGATAAGGCAGCAAAGCTTTCTTCAACGAACTAATCTCAATTAATTAGATAATCAAAAAATAATGAGCGAGATCAAGAGCCTGCTTCGTTCGGCGAAAGAGAAGTTAGCGGCGGCCGATATCGCCGAAATCGATGCTGAACATTTATTTGCATACGTTCTCGGCATCTCCCGAATGGATCTCCATAATTCGGTTAAGTTGGATGCCACCCTTAAATCACTTGGCGACTTTGGCGTAATTGAAGATACCTTCGCAAAGTTGATTTCTCGCCGCGCAGGACATGAACCTCTGCAATATCTAACTGGCACCGCTTACTTCCGACATCTAGAAATTGAAGTTGGTCCGGGGGTATTGGTGCCACGTCCGGAAAGTG is part of the Candidatus Planktophila lacus genome and harbors:
- the prfA gene encoding peptide chain release factor 1, translated to MAKDKDRFASAHEMVREYQELEKQMADPSIHEDQGKARQLGRRYAQLGPVVAGFNAWKSAADDLEAARDMAQEDESFASELPAMETAVEAAADKLEELLLPRDPNDDRDVIIEVKAGAGGDESALFAGDLVRMYQRYAEKRNWKVEIIDMTESDLGGYKDISMAIKSKGTPEPGTTPYARLKFEGGVHRVQRVPETESQGRIHTSAAGVLVLPEAEEVDVELNMNDVRVDVYRSSGPGGQSVNTTDSAVRLTHVPTGIVVSCQNEKSQLQNKESALRILRARLLADAQEKAEAAAMAERKSQVRTVDRSERIRTYNYPENRLSDHRVNYKSNNLDSVLNGELDDVVQALLDADKAAKLSSTN